From the Solanum stenotomum isolate F172 chromosome 4, ASM1918654v1, whole genome shotgun sequence genome, one window contains:
- the LOC125862385 gene encoding zinc finger BED domain-containing protein DAYSLEEPER-like, with protein sequence MATPETTATPATPTENNEIVPKNEMIHEHGDEMVPQNEMIHEHSHEIVPENEMIHEHSPEIVPEKEMIHEHSHEIVPENEMIHEHSHEIVPQNEMIHEHSHEMVPENEMTHEHSHAMVRENEMTHEHNHEMVRENEMTHEHNHEMVRENEMTHEHTHEMVPEHEMMHEHSHEMVPEHEMMHEHSHEMIPEHEMMHEHHMVLGNEIVPSNEMIPLNEMVLAEPQPNYIETPPNNPETQPSKRRKKKSIVWEHFTIENVGGGTRRAQCKQCKQSFAYSTGSKVAGTSHLKRHIAKGTCPVVLRNQQNNQLSPYSTPPKMSGYGGSTDAPKRRYRTASAPYLAFDPDRCRQEISKMIIMHDYPLHMVEHPGFLAFVQNLQPRFDMVSFNTVQGDCVATYLREKQAIQKVIEGVPGRICLTLDMWSSCYTVGYVFITGQYIDSEWKIHRKILNIIMEPYPDSETAFSHAVAACLSDWSMEGKLFSVTINQPLGDAAVDNLRALLSVKNPLVLNGQLLVGSCLARTLSSIAQGAFKLLQETVKKVRDSVKYVKTSEFHEEKFIELKQQLQVPSTKTLALDDQTQWNTTYEMLLAASELKEVFSCLDTSDPDYKDALTMEDWKQVEVLCTYLKILFDTANLLTAPTIPTTNTFFHEAWKIQLELARAAVSEDPSISSLTKTMQEEFDKYWKSCCLILAIAVVMDPRFKMKLVEFSFTKIYGEEAATYVKFVEEGIHELFLEYVALPLPLTPAYAEEVNDGTLKQENGGGGLTDFDAYIMETTSQQSRSELDQYLDESLLPRVHEFDVVGWWKLNRMKYPTLSKMARDILSVPVSTVTADSVFSTVGKEMDRYRCSLRPETVEALICAKDWLQNASVNTLHAPIKMEVPI encoded by the coding sequence ATGGCGACCCCAGAAACCACAGCTACTCCAGCAACCCCCACTGAGAATAATGAGATAGTGCCGAAAAATGAGATGATTCATGAGCATGGTGATGAAATGGTGCCGCAAAATGAGATGATACATGAGCACAGCCATGAGATTGTGCCGGAAAATGAGATGATACATGAGCACAGCCCTGAGATTGTGCCGGAAAAGGAGATGATACATGAGCATAGTCACGAGATTGTGCCGGAAAATGAGATGATACATGAGCACAGTCACGAGATAGTGCCGCAAAATGAGATGATACATGAGCATAGTCATGAGATGGTGCCAGAAAATGAGATGACACATGAGCACAGTCACGCGATGGTGCGGGAAAATGAGATGACACATGAGCATAATCACGAGATGGTGCGGGAAAATGAGATGACACATGAGCATAATCACGAGATGGTGCGGGAGAATGAGATGACACATGAGCATACTCACGAGATGGTGCCAGAACATGAGATGATGCATGAACATAGTCATGAGATGGTGCCGGAACATGAGATGATGCATGAACATAGTCATGAGATGATACCGGAACATGAGATGATGCATGAACATCATATGGTGCTTGGGAATGAGATAGTCCCCAGCAATGAGATGATCCCACTAAATGAGATGGTCCTTGCTGAACCACAACCCAACTATATAGAAACACCTCCAAACAATCCAGAAACACAGCCCAGCAAGCGTAGGAAGAAGAAGTCAATAGTTTGGGAACACTTCACCATTGAAAACGTTGGCGGTGGAACTAGAAGGGCACAATGTAAGCAGTGCAAGCAATCATTTGCATATAGTACAGGTTCAAAAGTAGCTGGCACTAGTCACCTGAAACGCCATATTGCCAAAGGAACCTGTCCAGTAGTCCTACGTAACCAACAGAACAATCAATTGAGCCCGTATAGTACACCTCCTAAGATGAGTGGATATGGTGGTAGTACTGATGCACCAAAACGGCGTTATAGGACTGCATCTGCTCCTTACCTTGCTTTTGATCCTGACCGGTGCCGTCAAGAGATCTCTAAGATGATCATCATGCACGACTATCCCCTTCACATGGTTGAGCATCCAGGCTTTCTTGCTTTTGTTCAGAATCTTCAACCTCGTTTTGATATGGTGAGCTTCAACACTGTGCAAGGAGATTGTGTGGCAACTTATCTCAGAGAGAAGCAAGCCATTCAGAAGGTGATTGAGGGAGTGCCTGGGCGTATCTGCTTAACGCTAGATATGTGGTCCTCCTGCTACACTGTGGGCTATGTGTTCATAACCGGGCAGTATATTGACAGTGAGTGGAAAATTCACAGGAAAATACTCAATATCATCATGGAACCATATCCAGATTCTGAGACGGCTTTCAGCCACGCTGTTGCCGCTTGCCTTTCTGACTGGAGTATGGAAGGTAAGTTATTTTCTGTCACTATTAATCAACCGTTGGGTGATGCTGCTGTTGATAATCTTAGAGCTTTACTATCTGTGAAGAACCCGCTTGTGCTCAATGGTCAGTTGTTGGTCGGAAGTTGTCTTGCTCGAACTTTAAGCAGCATTGCCCAAGGTGCATTTAAGCTTTTGCAAGAAACTGTTAAGAAAGTAAGAGATAGCGTCAAGTATGTGAAAACATCAGAATTTCACGAGGAAAAGTTTATTGAGCTCAAACAGCAGCTTCAAGTGCCAAGCACAAAGACTTTGGCTCTTGATGACCAAACTCAATGGAACACAACATATGAGATGTTGTTAGCTGCATCAGAGTTAAAGGAAGTGTTTTCCTGCTTGGATACATCTGATCCCGATTACAAGGATGCCCTGACAATGGAAGATTGGAAGCAAGTTGAGGTTCTTTGTACTTACTTGAAAATCCTCTTCGACACCGCCAATCTTCTGACCGCACCAACAATTCCAACAACCAACACATTCTTCCATGAAGCATGGAAGATTCAATTGGAACTGGCTCGTGCTGCAGTAAGTGAAGATCCATCCATAAGCAGTCTTACCAAAACAATGCAAGAGGAGTTTGATAAATACTGGAAGAGTTGTTGTCTAATATTAGCTATTGCCGTAGTAATGGATCCACGCTTCAAAATGAAACTTGTCGAATTcagttttacaaaaatatatggTGAAGAAGCTGCCACCTATGTGAAGTTCGTTGAGGAGGGAATCCACGAGCTCTTCCTTGAATACGTGGCACTTCCTCTGCCTCTGACCCCAGCTTATGCTGAAGAGGTAAATGATGGGACTTTGAAGCAGGAGAATGGTGGGGGCGGACTTACAGATTTTGATGCCTACATTATGGAGACAACAAGCCAGCAGTCAAGGTCAGAACTTGATCAATATTTGGATGAGTCCTTGTTGCCTCGTGTTCACGAGTTTGACGTTGTGGGGTGGTGGAAACTGAACAGAATGAAGTACCCAACTCTGTCAAAAATGGCTCGTGACATCTTGTCCGTTCCAGTTTCTACTGTAACAGCCGATTCTGTGTTTAGCACGGTAGGCAAAGAGATGGATCGCTACAGGTGTTCCTTGCGACCTGAGACCGTGGAGGCCCTCATCTGCGCCAAGGATTGGCTTCAAAATGCATCAGTAAATACTTTACATGCACCAATAAAAATGGAAGTCCCGATTTAA